The nucleotide sequence ATGCGAATCCCTGCTTGAGGCACATACAGTTTATTGTCAGTCGACGTATCAATAGTGGATTCGAACAAGGCGACCGGAGTCGTTGCCGTTTCCGCCTGGTCCTCAAAAGAACCTTTAATCAACATCTCTTCGCCTATTTTTAAATACCGAAAACCAACCAAAGGTCGTATCTGAAGTCCGCCTGCTCCATAGTAGGTTCTGAAGAAAAGGCGTTCTGTATTAATCACATAGTTACTCTCTGCCCCCCAGGCCTGAGTCTGATAGTTAATCGAAAACTTTTGGTTAAATCTTCGGCCAGCGGTTGATACCTGACCGTCCAACAGTGTTTGAATCGCAATACTGTTCGACAGGTCATAATTTGTATTTATTAAATCATCAGCGGTAAAGTTTGTACGTGCCAGATCAGGTTTTCCATAGGAAACAGAACTCTCATCTGTTTGCATCCCAAAAAAGATAGCCTCGATCGAGCCACGTTCAAAATCAATTCCAAATGTACCACGAATCCCGTTTGAACCAACTCTGCCTATGGAACTGAGGTCGGCTTCTTTTGCTTCGAGATTAAATGTCCCATCTGGGTCTTCAATCGCATATGGAAGACGCGGGTCATTTCCAGAAGGTAAATCTGCCCCGACCAACTGGTTTCCCGGGGGAGCTTTCCACAACAAATATTCCACCCGCATCCAGCTGTTATTGGCCAGATTCTTGAAAAGTCCATCCCACGGGTGGTCATAAGCCCAACCCCGGTCCACCGGAAGAACCCGAGTGATCATACCCGAATCTCCTGAATATTCAGACTGATATTGGTCTACGTTCCCATAGTATTCGGGGCCCGGCTCATAATACTGCTGTACGGGAGCGTATTGCATCTTATGAGGCGCCCCTGGATGATATGAGGCCGGTGAGTAATTATTCCCTGCTTGTCCTGCTACAGATGCATTGGGAGCCTGTGCGGACAGTGATTGTACTCCTGACATGAGTACAATCATTCCAAGCAATAAACGGTAGGCCGGATTTACCATGTTCTACTTCAATCTCATGTTAAAGAAGTCTACAAGCCGGAGGCTCTACGAAACTGCCTTCAAACTCAGACAGACCCAGCAAATAACCACCCTGCGGCGCAGGAAATTCCGCGTGAAGGGTATTAGATATATCAAAGGTATCGGTTATATGGGTTATTCGACTTGTAGGAATCCTGAGATCTCAGGCAGAAAGTTGGGAACCAGTTCAGCAACAGACAACAAGACAGGTAGTCTGGAAAAACAGGTAAAAGAATCACCGGCTTGTACTTATTACATCCATTCCATTCTGTGCAGATGGTATCAGGCGTTCCGTAACGCCTGCTTCAGACGCCCGCGTCTTCCGGAGCGATAGAGAATAAACAACGGAACGATCCCCGAAAGTAGTAAAATCGCTCCAAAAACCGGTCGAGCCACCATCCAGACAGCAGACAGGAGAATCAAGGTCAGACTGAAAGAGCTCAGCAAGGCAAATACTGTGATGCCACGTCCGACAAAATTCCAGAGAAAGGGGATTTTATCAACGAGCACAACCAGAGGTTTAAAGAGCGTAGCTAATCCCAGAAACACTATGATCCAACCGGCGAACCGAAGCCCCCAGTTGAAGAGTGTTGTTGATTGCAAATCGCCACTTTCGTTATTCGCCAGTTCTCGCTGTTCAGAACTCTCTTGCTGATTTTCTGACAGAATTGACTCTGCCTGCGAAATACTGATTTCCCGTTCGAGAATTTTAGACTCATTGTGCCAGAGCAGAAACAATCCTGCCATCAGGAAAATGATCCCGATCCCGAGATTTTTCAAAGCGGTCTGAAAACGCTTGCCGAAGGAAGGTTCAACATGATCTTCCGTTTTCTGATTCACAGGAATCCTCCTCCATAAAAATGAATGGTTGATTGGGTACTACATCGCAGGCGGTTGGCTGGACAGGCTTTCCAGAACCTCCTGTACTCTGAGTATCTGCTCTGGCGTCAAAGTCAAAAACTGCTGATTTCGATCTGTTTTTTTAGTGTGTTCCAGTTTTCCGACTTCGTTGATCTTAAATTGGCCTGGCTTGGATACTCCAAAATAATCTCGTTCAGGCCTGATCGCATACAGCACACTGGTTAAATCATAGGTAGGTCGATCATAAGGCATTTTATGCCAATATTCGTAACCCAGCTTGATCGGATGATATTTCACATAGCCATAATCATTTTGAATACTGACGGCACGATTCTGAATCGAACGCCCCACTTCCCAGCCACTGACAATGACGGGAATTTCTGCTGGCCATAATTCGAAAACCGTTTTCGCCGCTGGAATATCGAGTTTGACATTGTATTCATGAAATTCCGCAGGCTTATCCCGGTCAAATCGACCAATCATCTGAGAGAGTAGTTTCACTTTCCGGGATACCAGTTCCCGCCCCGTCAGGGGACTGATCTGGTCTCCCGGCGACTGGAGCAGTCTGGCGATATTTGTTGAAAACCCGACTACAACGAGCACCACAGAATGATCGGGCTGTGCTGCCAGCGTAGATCTTAAAACTGAAACCGCGTCTGGAATGTCTTCCGCACTTTGAAAGCGTCTCGCAAATACCGGTTTTCCATCCTCGGACATTTCCACAACTTTACGTGTATATGACCCGTCGAGGTGAGTAGCTCCCTGGCTGACTCTTCCCAGTGGAATTTCCGATCGACCATAAAATGAATTTACCACATCACAATACAGAATCGACCAGGGATTGTCCTTACTGCTGGTAACCGCCAGCAGTTCGCATTCCCCCCTGCTCTGCAAAGCATGTATGACGGCCAGCGCCAATGCATCATCGATATCATTTCCCATATCAGTATCGAAAATCAGTTTCACAGGCTTTGCAGCGAGAGAATCTGATTGAAAAAATGACAAGCACAGGAAAACAGCGAGCACTGACATCATCGGTTTCATGGAAATGGGATCTCACTCAATTGCTTAATAATGCGTAAAAAATGACATTCTGTTTTCTTCAGGATAGAGTCTGTTTTCAAAAACCACAATCAACCGGTAATTAAGATTCCATGATCTGTAAATCTTTACTGTGTCTCCGCCGGTATCCAATGAAATTCCAAGGAAGTTATTGTATGATGCGGGACTGTGATTAACATATTTTACTTCCTATCAGCCAGAAGTCTTTAGTGAATCAAAAGGGATCATCAATGCAGGCGCAGTGTTTTTTAGGAGTTGATCTGGGGGCAGAAAGCGGTCGTGTTCTCGCAGGCAGACTGCATGAAAATAAAATCCAGCTGGAAGAAATCTATCGTTTCAGTAATGGCCCGGTGCCTCTCGCAGGGACACGACGCTGGAATGTAACCGGCCTCTGGTCTTCCATATTGAAAGGTCTCACACTCGCCGCACAAAAATATGGCGATCAGATTGTTTCCGTCGGTGTCGATACATGGGGAGTCGACTACGTACTGCTGTCGGAAAAACAGGAAATGCTGGGGCAGCCTTATCATTATCGAGATCCGCGCACGGAAGGCATGCTGAATCTCGCGACATCGCGAGTCCCGCAACAGGAAATATTTGACGCAACCGGTCTCCAGTTTATGGAGATCAACACTTTGTACCAGTTATTGGCGATGCAGCAGACAGACCCTGAACTGCTCCAGCAGGCCAGGACATTCCTGATGATTCCCGACTTCTTTCACTGGTTGCTCTCCGGCAGTCAGGTTGTGGAATTCACCAATGCTACAACCACGCAATGTCTGAACCCCCTGACAGGTGACTGGGCTTATGATTTACTCCGTAAACTGGAGATCCCGACTTCCCTGCTTCCCAAACTGGTCTCGCCGGGAACGAAACTGGGCACGTTGCGAGAAGAAGTCATGCAATATACCGGACTCCGTAAAATTGATGTCATCACTCCAGCCACTCACGATACGGCCTCTGCGGTTGCCGCCATCCCAACCTCACAGACAGGAACTCCAAACTGGGCTTACATCAGCTCTGGTACGTGGTCGCTGATGGGAGTCGAAGTCAATTCTGCCGTTTTAGGTAAACGGGCCTTTGAATTGAATTTCACGAACGAAGGGGGCATAGACGGTACTTATCGATTACTGAAAAATATTATGGGACTCTGGCTGGTACAGGAATGCAAGCGTTCCTACGAACGCCAGGGACAAACGATGGAATATTCAGAACTGGCGGAAGCTGCTGCCTCCGCAGAACCGTTTCGTTCTCTGGTTGACCCGGATGACCCTCGATTTTTAAGCCCATCTGACATGCTTGAAGCGATTTCACAGTACTGTAAAGAATCCAATCAGCCGGTACCTGAAACCCCCGGTCAGTACATTCGCTGTGCTCTGGAAAGCCTGGCATTGAAATATCGCAAGGTATCAGGCTGGCTGGAAGAATTGACGGGGACTCCCATTGAAGTCATTCATATCGTCGGGGGAGGGACCAAAAACGAGCTGCTGAATCAATTTACCGCAAATGCCTGCCAGATCCCTGTCATCACCGGTCCGGTCGAAGCCACCGGACTGGGAAATGTATTAGTTCAGGCAAGAGCCGCTGGTGCAGTCAGTTCACTATCTGAAATACGGAATATTGTGCTGAATTCCATAGAAACCAAACGATATGAACCACAAGAGAAAACCGTTTGGGAACAGGCAATCCAACGATTTGACAGTCTGCTCAATAATAATAAAGTAAAATCATAGATTCATGCAGAAAAAGCAGATACTTGCCGTCTGACCTCAGACACTATATTATCGCCGACTGACATCCTCGTGATCCAGAACAAATATCAATCAGCTGCATC is from Gimesia maris and encodes:
- a CDS encoding BBP7 family outer membrane beta-barrel protein, producing the protein MSGVQSLSAQAPNASVAGQAGNNYSPASYHPGAPHKMQYAPVQQYYEPGPEYYGNVDQYQSEYSGDSGMITRVLPVDRGWAYDHPWDGLFKNLANNSWMRVEYLLWKAPPGNQLVGADLPSGNDPRLPYAIEDPDGTFNLEAKEADLSSIGRVGSNGIRGTFGIDFERGSIEAIFFGMQTDESSVSYGKPDLARTNFTADDLINTNYDLSNSIAIQTLLDGQVSTAGRRFNQKFSINYQTQAWGAESNYVINTERLFFRTYYGAGGLQIRPLVGFRYLKIGEEMLIKGSFEDQAETATTPVALFESTIDTSTDNKLYVPQAGIRMEFIHPWFTISAEPKVGFGVNNYSGSVLTNQFLSAADPTHITSFSRTRFAPTFEFGVNARIHLNQNFTFNVGYNFLWANQVARAGDIIYYNTSSANPTTGVSLQAQDSLDSYKLHGLVIGGEFSWP
- a CDS encoding TMEM43 family protein, with translation MNQKTEDHVEPSFGKRFQTALKNLGIGIIFLMAGLFLLWHNESKILEREISISQAESILSENQQESSEQRELANNESGDLQSTTLFNWGLRFAGWIIVFLGLATLFKPLVVLVDKIPFLWNFVGRGITVFALLSSFSLTLILLSAVWMVARPVFGAILLLSGIVPLFILYRSGRRGRLKQALRNA
- a CDS encoding nucleoside hydrolase — its product is MKLIFDTDMGNDIDDALALAVIHALQSRGECELLAVTSSKDNPWSILYCDVVNSFYGRSEIPLGRVSQGATHLDGSYTRKVVEMSEDGKPVFARRFQSAEDIPDAVSVLRSTLAAQPDHSVVLVVVGFSTNIARLLQSPGDQISPLTGRELVSRKVKLLSQMIGRFDRDKPAEFHEYNVKLDIPAAKTVFELWPAEIPVIVSGWEVGRSIQNRAVSIQNDYGYVKYHPIKLGYEYWHKMPYDRPTYDLTSVLYAIRPERDYFGVSKPGQFKINEVGKLEHTKKTDRNQQFLTLTPEQILRVQEVLESLSSQPPAM
- the rhaB gene encoding rhamnulokinase, coding for MNQKGSSMQAQCFLGVDLGAESGRVLAGRLHENKIQLEEIYRFSNGPVPLAGTRRWNVTGLWSSILKGLTLAAQKYGDQIVSVGVDTWGVDYVLLSEKQEMLGQPYHYRDPRTEGMLNLATSRVPQQEIFDATGLQFMEINTLYQLLAMQQTDPELLQQARTFLMIPDFFHWLLSGSQVVEFTNATTTQCLNPLTGDWAYDLLRKLEIPTSLLPKLVSPGTKLGTLREEVMQYTGLRKIDVITPATHDTASAVAAIPTSQTGTPNWAYISSGTWSLMGVEVNSAVLGKRAFELNFTNEGGIDGTYRLLKNIMGLWLVQECKRSYERQGQTMEYSELAEAAASAEPFRSLVDPDDPRFLSPSDMLEAISQYCKESNQPVPETPGQYIRCALESLALKYRKVSGWLEELTGTPIEVIHIVGGGTKNELLNQFTANACQIPVITGPVEATGLGNVLVQARAAGAVSSLSEIRNIVLNSIETKRYEPQEKTVWEQAIQRFDSLLNNNKVKS